AGGCTGCCGGTCGTTGTGTATTCAGCGTCAATTCCAGCAGCCAGGAGGATATCCGGGAGGAGATATTTTTCGCCATGGCTGGCGCAGGATATCCTATCCTTCAGATGCGCAATGAAGATTTGTCTCTAGAGGAAGTGTTTTTGCAGCTGGTTACCAGGGAATGAAGGAAACGGTCCGGAGGTGGTCCAGATGGTTAAAATTTGGGCTATATGTCGCAAGGAATTAACCAGTTACCTGCTATCACCCCTGTTTTTTGTCTTGACGGCAATTTTCTTGCTCATTTCCGGTTACTTTTTTTCCGCTATCCTTTTAATTAACCGAATAGCGGAAATGCGAGTCTTCCTGGGCAATATGGCTATTGTTTTCCTGTTGCTGGCACCTGTTTTTACCATGCGTTTGTTGGCGGAAGAAGTGCAAAACGGGACAGAAGAATTGTTGCTGACTTCGCCGGTCTCGGTTACTCAGGTGGTATTAGGCAAATATCTGGCTATCCTAATACTCTTTATCCTTTTACTGGTGTTGAGCGGGGTATATCCTCTTATCTTAAACTCAGTAGGAGAGCCCGATATGGGTCCAATTTTGTCAGGGTATTTAGGTTTTTTCCTCATGGGAGCGGCTTTTCTGGCCGTAGGGGTTTTCACTTCTTCCCTCAGCAACAGCCAAATGGTAGCTGGGGTGCTCGGTTTTGGCATCCTCCTTATCTTTTGGGTTTTTAGCTGGCTGTCAGGAACCTCCCTTGGTATTTTATCGGATTTAGCAGGTTA
This genomic interval from Calderihabitans maritimus contains the following:
- a CDS encoding ABC transporter permease gives rise to the protein MVKIWAICRKELTSYLLSPLFFVLTAIFLLISGYFFSAILLINRIAEMRVFLGNMAIVFLLLAPVFTMRLLAEEVQNGTEELLLTSPVSVTQVVLGKYLAILILFILLLVLSGVYPLILNSVGEPDMGPILSGYLGFFLMGAAFLAVGVFTSSLSNSQMVAGVLGFGILLIFWVFSWLSGTSLGILSDLAGYLSLWEHFADFTKGIVDIKHVVFYLSIVAAFLFLAVQNISRRIGA